From one Brachypodium distachyon strain Bd21 chromosome 4, Brachypodium_distachyon_v3.0, whole genome shotgun sequence genomic stretch:
- the LOC100828216 gene encoding protein ETHYLENE-INSENSITIVE 2, which yields MDDGVRSMAECVGAGGGGGRNNLFRTLGPALFISMGYIDLGKWVTSVDAGSRFGYDLVLLVLLFNFSAVLCQYLSICIGMVTEKNLAQICCQEYSQPTCAGLGIQALLSLLTAEITMISGIALGFNLVFEYDDVLTGIWFASVAVNLLPYALSHLDKKMAGTLNACIAGLALVCFVLGLLVSQPKVPLDMNVMFPKLSGESAYSLMALLGGNVIVHNFYVHSSFVQAQKRSPVTLGALFHDHLVSILFIFCGVFLVNYVLMSSAAVGPGNTLLLTFQDVVELMSQIFMNPAAPLLFLVILLLSSHIISLSSIIGSHAIADNFFGITLPLSAHHLLLKVFAMIPTIYYAKIVGSEAIYQLLVICPVIQAMILPSSVIPVFRVSSSRSIMGSYRISSSVEILAFLAFLLMLFTNVIFVAEILFGDSTWTNNMKGNTGSPVVLPYTVIVLISCASLAFTLFLAVTPLKSASNEAETLELFVHSQREPLGTTHHIEEASREDIAHEEVQRPSIDTVLRDPVEIHQKSALEHTESSDTTVESDHDTQQSTDYKLNTPKAQPSLPVYHEEPKPVCVADWAESVPKVSTATAVEHINAENIKAKSTTEKDVEVVPEVCTERDNVASHNLEHEKSAACRAPVSPDGPPSLTFSRAKDSEAGNGSGSLSTLSGLGRAARRQLAATLDEFWGHLFDYHGKLTQDANDKRYSFLLGLDLRTASSAVRIDNQTIEALKSPLMRDAVRGSATSLNSWDSMSRDKELRNLDWNSGHQMGAMGSSNWSQSMNLPYTDLSSPSSSLLEQNAKYYSNFNVPSYSDNQFYQPATIHGYQLASYLKGINASRSQHSNIPLDPRRVPRSSESSFPNYADSAMHARSQTVRGSLGANSLQSPTMNRLNAMAERPYYDSTSIDESESVGSPAYSKKYHSSPDISAMIAASRKALLNEANLGGIAGNQSYLSKLASERSQYMDSAARSKAQIEFNERSQHNLQRDVLSMQLSMNPNTKSLWAQQPFEQLFGVSSAELSKSEMNTGQRSSGITKDDSSYAECEAELLQSLRLCIMKISKVEGSGWLFRQNGGCDESLIDQVAAAERFSQETTENLLSADLRRMPSDKSSQTLRRNDERATNCMRGLPNCGENCVWQAPLVVSFGVWCIRRVLDLSLVESRPELWGKYTYVLNRLQGILEPAFSKPRKPPTGCTCLQTAGPISRPISCSFTTATVILETIKDVEQAISGRKGRSGTAAGDVAFPKGKENLASVLKRYKRRLSSKPSAGQ from the exons ATGGATGACGGTGTACGGAGCATGGCGGAGTGCGTgggtgctggcggcggcggtggccggaaCAACCTCTTCCGCACCCTTGGACCGGCGCTCTTCATTTCTATGGGGTACATCGATCTCGGGAAGTGGGTAACGTCGGTGGACGCTGGCTCTCGCTTCGGGTACGATCTcgtgctgctggtgctgctctTCAACTTCTCCGCCGTTCTCTGCCAGTACCTCTCCATCTGCATCGGCATGGTCACCGAGAAGAATCTTGCCCAG ATTTGCTGCCAGGAATACAGTCAGCCAACTTGTGCCGGTCTCGGTATTCAGGCATTACTGTCCTTGTTAACTGCAGAAATTACCATG ATTTCAGGCATAGCACTTGGGTTCAACCTTGTATTCGAATATGATGATGTTCTCACAGGCATATGGTTTGCAAGTGTTGCGGTTAATCTGCTACCATACGCACTCTCGCATCTG GACAAGAAGATGGCTGGAACTTTAAACGCCTGCATAGCGGGCCTTGCACTTGTTTGTTTCGTGCTCGGTTTATTGGTTAGTCAACCAAAAGTTCCTCTCGATATGAATGTGATGTTCCCCAAGTTGAGTGGTGAAAGTGCGTACTCCCTCATGGCACTTCTGGGTGGAAATGTAATAGTGCACAACTTCTATGTCCATTCATCATTTGTACAG GCTCAAAAAAGATCTCCAGTTACCCTTGGGGCTCTATTTCATGACCACCTTGTTTCTatcttgtttattttttgtgggGTTTTTCTTGTGAACTATGTTCTTATGAGCTCAGCAGCAGTTGGACCTGGTAATACGCTGCTCCTGACCTTTCAAGATGTTGTTGAGCTAATGAGTCAG ATATTTATGAATCCTGCAGCACCACTTTTGTTCTTAGTGATTCTACTCCTTTCGAGCCACATCATCTCCTTGTCATCTATTATTGGTAGCCATGCAATTGCAGATAATTTCTTTGGTATAACCCTTCCTCTTTCTGCGCACCATCTGCTACTCAAGGTTTTTGCCATGATTCCTACGATCTACTATGCAAAGATTGTAGGCTCAGAAGCGATATATCAGCTACTTGTCATCTGCCCAGTTATCCAGGCTATGATCCTTCCTTCGTCTGTTATACCTGTTTTCCGTGTTTCCTCGTCGAGATCAATAATGGGCAGCTACAGAATATCTTCATCAGTTGAAATATTGGCCTTTCTTGCATTTCTTCTTATGCTGTTTACAAATGTCATTTTTGTTGCGGAAATCCTGTTTGGTGATAGCACCTGGACAAACAACATGAAAGGGAACACTGGGAGCCCTGTGGTACTTCCATATACTGTTATAGTCCTAATTTCGTGTGCATCTCTTGCTTTTACGCTGTTCCTGGCTGTTACTCCACTAAAGTCAGCAAGCAATGAAGCTGAAACCCTGGAGTTGTTTGTTCACTCTCAGAGAGAACCATTGGGCACTACTCATCACATAGAAGAGGCTTCACGAGAAGATATAGCCCATGAAGAAGTTCAGAGGCCTTCTATTGATACTGTTCTCAGGGATCCAGTAGAAATTCATCAGAAATCAGCTTTGGAGCACACTGAAAGTTCTGACACCACTGTAGAGTCTGATCATGACACTCAACAATCAACTGATTATAAATTGAATACTCCTAAAGCTCAACCTTCACTACCTGTCTACCATGAAGAGCCCAAACCAGTTTGTGTGGCTGATTGGGCAGAGTCAGTGCCAAAGGTATCCACTGCCACTGCAGTAGAACATATTAATGCAGAGAACATCAAAGCAAAGAGTACAACTGAAAAAGATGTTGAAGTAGTACCAGAAGTTTGCACGGAAAGGGATAATGTTGCCTCACATAATTTGGAACACGAGAAGTCTGCTGCATGCAGAGCACCTGTCAGTCCTGATGGTCCACCATCTCTTACTTTTAGCAGGGCAAAAGACTCTGAGGCTGGTAATGGCAGTGGCAGCCTCTCGACACTGTCTGGTTTGGGCCGTGCTGCAAGGAGGCAGTTAGCAGCAACTCTTGATGAGTTCTGGGGGCATCTTTTTGATTATCACGGTAAGCTTACGCAAGATGCTAATGATAAAAGATACAGCTTTTTGCTCGGACTGGACTTAAGAACAGCTAGTTCCGCTGTGAGGATAGATAATCAAACCATTGAAGCTTTGAAGAGCCCCTTGATGAGAGATGCGGTGCGAGGATCGGCTACCTCACTGAACTCATGGGACTCAATGTCTCGAGATAAGGAACTCCGCAACCTAGACTGGAATTCTGGGCATCAGATGGGTGCAATGGGTTCATCTAACTGGTCTCAGAGCATGAATTTACCTTATACAGACCTTTCAAGTCCAAGCAGCAGCTTACTTGagcaaaatgcaaaatattattcaaattttaatgTGCCATCTTATTCTGATAATCAGTTCTATCAGCCTGCTACCATTCATGGGTATCAGCTGGCATCTTATTTGAAAGGGATAAATGCAAGTAGAAGTCAGCACTCCAACATTCCCCTGGACCCACGGCGAGTTCCTAGATCTTCTGAATCTTCTTTTCCTAACTATGCCGACTCTGCTATGCATGCCCGTAGCCAAACTGTGCGTGGTTCGCTGGGAGCTAACTCTTTGCAAAGCCCAACGATGAACCGTTTAAATGCAATGGCAGAGAGACCCTATTATGATTCTACCTCTATTGATGAAAGCGAGAGTGTTGGCTCACCTGCATACTCAAAGAAGTACCACAGTTCGCCTGACATATCTGCAATGATTGCTGCAAGCAGAAAGGCTTTGTTGAACGAAGCGAATTTGGGTGGTATTGCTGGAAATCAGTCATATCTAAGTAAGTTAGCATCTGAAAGATCGCAATATATGGATTCGGCAGCGAGGTCCAAAGCACAAATTGAATTTAATGAGCGCTCACAACATAATCTCCAGAGAGATGTCCTTTCCATGCAGTTGAGTATGAACCCAAACACTAAATCACTTTGGGCCCAACAGCCGTTTGAGCAATTGTTCGGTGTTTCAAGTGCGGAATTGAGTAAGAGTGAGATGAATACAGGCCAGAGGTCAAGTGGCATCACAAAGGATGATTCCTCTTACGCAGAGTGTGAGGCCGAACTTCTTCAATCGCTTAGATTATGCATCATGAAAATCTCGAAAGTGGAAGGATCAGGATGGCTCTTTAGGCAAAATGGTGGTTGTGATGAAAGTTTAATTGATCAAGTTGCGGCAGCTGAGAGATTTTCACAAGAAACAACTGAGAATCTATTGTCAGCTGATCTTCGACGCATGCCTTCTGATAAAAGCTCACAGACACTTCGAAGGAATGATGAGAGAGCTACCAATTGCATGCGTGGGCTACCTAACTGTGGTGAAAATTGTGTTTGGCAGGCTCCCCTGGTTGTTAGTTTTGGTGTCTGGTGTATCCGTCGGGTACTGGACCTGTCCCTTGTGGAAAGTAGACCAGAACTTTGGGGCAAGTACACTTATGTTCTTAACCGTCTCCAG GGAATCCTTGAACCTGCATTTTCCAAGCCCCGGAAACCTCCCACTGGGTGCACATGCCTTCAGACTGCAGGCCCGATTTCCAGACCCATTTCTTGCAGCTTCACTACTGCAACTGTGATCTTGGAGACGATCAAAGATGTCGAGCAAGCTATCTCTGGACGGAAGGGTCGAAGTGGAACAGCAGCAGGAGACGTGGCTTTTCCCAAAGGGAAGGAGAACCTGGCTTCCGTGCTCAAGCGATACAAGCGTAGGCTGTCGAGCAAGCCATCTGCTGGACAGTAG